In Rissa tridactyla isolate bRisTri1 chromosome 2, bRisTri1.patW.cur.20221130, whole genome shotgun sequence, a single window of DNA contains:
- the CTHRC1 gene encoding LOW QUALITY PROTEIN: collagen triple helix repeat-containing protein 1 (The sequence of the model RefSeq protein was modified relative to this genomic sequence to represent the inferred CDS: deleted 1 base in 1 codon), with product MPRAPAAAPLLLLALLLAAAPPPGGSESPKGKQKALRQREVVDVYNGGVCLQGPSGVPGRDGNPGANGIPGTPGIPGRDGLKGEKGECMRESIEESWTPNFKQCSWSALNYGIDLGKIAECTFTKMRSNSALRVLFSGSLRLKCKNACCQRWYFTFNGAECAGPLPIEAIIYLDQGSPELNSTINIHRTSSVEGLCEGINAGLVDIAIWVGTCSDYPRGDASTGWNSVSRIIIEELPK from the exons atgccccgcgcccccgccgccgccccgctgctgctgctggcgctgctgctggccgcggcc cccccgcccggcggcTCGGAGAGCCCGAAGGGGAAGCAGAAGGCGCTCCGGCAGCGGGAGGTGGTGGACGTG TACAACGGCGGCGTGTGCTTGCAAGGCCCCAGTGGCGTTCCTGGACGGGATGGAAACCCTGGAGCCAACGGGATCCCCGGGACACCTGGAATcccgggacgggacgggctgaagggggagaagggggagtgCATGCGTGAGAGCATCGAGGAGTCCTGGACGCCCAACTTCAAGCAGTGTTCGTGGAGTGCACTTAATTACGGCATCGATCTCGGGAAGATAGCC GAATGTACGTTTACAAAGATGCGCTCGAACAGTGCTCTCCGTGTTCTCTTCAGTGGATCGCTTCGGCTAAAATGCAAAAACGCCTGTTGCCAGCGCTGGTACTTTACTTTTAATGGAGCAGAATGTGCCGGGCCACTTCCTATTGAAGCCATAATATATTTAGACCAAGGAAGCCCGGAGCTGAATTCTACCATTAATATACATCGAACTTCTTCAG TGGAAGGTCTGTGTGAAGGGATCAACGCTGGCTTGGTGGATATTGCCATCTGGGTCGGGACTTGCTCAGATTATCCGAGGGGAGATGCTTCTACTGGATGGAATTCAGTCTCCCGAATCATCATTGAAGAACTGCCAAAATAa